The Pedobacter roseus genome contains a region encoding:
- a CDS encoding PAS domain-containing sensor histidine kinase, producing MDRSKFLDAIIENAIDGIITIDDRGIIEHLNPAALELFGYGREELVGKNVSVLMPEPDHSRHDGYLSRYEHTGEKHIIGTGREVSGKRKDGSVFPFRLGVSEIKFSDRKIYTGFIHDLSKEKANEEQIRSYTEKLEVKIKERTHDLVKLVSELEMAKENMQALFQKEKELNQLKTRFVSMASHEFRTPLSSIQLSASLIDKYTSKQDVASVEKHTLKIKNSINNLTTILNDFLSLEKLEAGKVEASAQSFNIISFAEEIAEEMQMMTKQNQHIIYEHTGTTAEVYLDPNLLKNCVINLISNSIKYSGEDTLIQFNSILKNDELILEVKDNGIGIPQVDQSNLFEPFFRAHNTGDIPGTGLGLNIVKRYVGLMDGTVSCQSEQNSGTVFTLTFSFGSNFIN from the coding sequence ATGGACAGGTCGAAATTTTTGGATGCGATTATTGAAAATGCCATTGATGGGATTATTACCATTGATGATAGGGGGATTATAGAACATTTAAATCCGGCTGCGCTGGAGCTTTTTGGCTATGGCAGGGAAGAGCTGGTGGGTAAAAATGTGTCGGTTTTAATGCCAGAACCCGATCATTCCCGCCATGACGGATACCTATCCCGGTATGAACACACCGGCGAGAAACACATCATCGGAACCGGGAGAGAAGTTTCTGGCAAACGCAAAGACGGCTCGGTTTTCCCGTTTCGGCTGGGTGTAAGCGAAATTAAATTTAGCGACCGGAAAATTTATACGGGTTTTATCCACGATCTGAGTAAAGAAAAGGCCAATGAAGAGCAAATCAGAAGTTATACCGAAAAATTAGAGGTTAAGATCAAAGAACGTACGCACGATCTGGTTAAACTGGTATCGGAACTGGAGATGGCCAAAGAGAATATGCAGGCTCTTTTTCAAAAGGAAAAGGAACTCAACCAGCTCAAAACCAGGTTTGTATCTATGGCTTCGCACGAGTTTAGGACTCCGTTAAGCTCCATACAGTTATCGGCCTCTTTAATCGATAAATACACCAGCAAACAGGATGTAGCCAGTGTAGAGAAGCATACCTTAAAAATCAAAAATTCGATCAATAACCTTACTACGATCTTAAACGATTTCCTGTCATTAGAAAAACTCGAGGCAGGAAAAGTAGAAGCATCCGCTCAATCTTTCAACATCATCAGTTTTGCCGAAGAAATAGCTGAAGAAATGCAGATGATGACGAAACAGAACCAGCACATTATTTACGAACATACCGGTACAACCGCCGAAGTTTACCTCGATCCTAATCTGTTGAAAAACTGTGTGATTAACCTGATTTCCAACTCAATAAAATATTCCGGCGAAGATACATTGATCCAGTTTAATTCAATCTTAAAAAATGATGAACTCATTTTGGAGGTGAAAGATAACGGAATCGGCATTCCTCAGGTCGACCAAAGTAATCTTTTCGAGCCATTTTTCAGGGCGCACAATACAGGCGATATTCCTGGAACAGGTTTAGGCCTCAACATTGTAAAAAGATATGTTGGCCTGATGGATGGCACGGTAAGCTGCCAGAGCGAACAAAATTCAGGTACAGTTTTTACGCTCACCTTTTCCTTTGGAAGTAATTTCATAAACTAA
- a CDS encoding response regulator translates to MNKKVLIIEDNDDIRESTAEVLDLAGYETFTAKHGKLGVEMALNHLPDVILCDIMMPELDGYGVLYLLNKNQKTANIPFIFITAKTERADMRRGMEMGADDYLTKPFDDIELFKAIESRFKKKQQSAGFNPASGNSETVMEELRKKGKSKPIAIKQIIYIEGDEPTHLYYVVKGQVKTYKRFKDGRELSSNLYRDGDFFGYESLCSGEVYTDNAATLIESDIIHIPKVDFMEYLLNHQMVSKTFIGLLSGNIRDKGKQMLQLAYSSVRKRVAEALLQVASKFGDGISDSCTIRISRDDLAALVGTASETVSRMLADFKDEKLIDKTGNAINILSIEKLRNIKQ, encoded by the coding sequence ATGAACAAGAAAGTTTTGATTATCGAAGACAATGACGACATCAGGGAAAGTACGGCCGAAGTGCTTGATCTGGCCGGTTATGAAACTTTTACCGCTAAACATGGTAAGCTGGGGGTGGAAATGGCTTTAAACCATTTGCCTGATGTGATCCTCTGCGATATCATGATGCCTGAACTGGATGGTTATGGTGTACTGTACCTGTTAAATAAAAACCAAAAAACGGCCAATATTCCTTTTATTTTTATCACCGCCAAAACCGAACGGGCAGATATGCGACGCGGTATGGAAATGGGGGCCGATGATTACCTCACCAAACCATTTGATGATATCGAACTTTTTAAGGCGATAGAAAGCAGGTTTAAGAAAAAACAGCAATCGGCAGGTTTTAATCCGGCATCAGGCAATAGCGAAACGGTGATGGAAGAGCTTCGTAAGAAGGGCAAATCTAAACCAATAGCCATTAAACAGATTATTTATATAGAAGGGGATGAACCAACCCATCTTTATTATGTGGTTAAGGGTCAGGTTAAAACCTATAAACGTTTTAAAGATGGTAGAGAACTTTCATCTAATCTCTATCGGGATGGTGATTTTTTTGGATACGAAAGCCTCTGCAGTGGCGAGGTTTATACAGACAATGCGGCAACATTAATTGAATCAGATATTATCCATATTCCAAAGGTAGATTTTATGGAATACCTGCTCAATCACCAAATGGTTTCAAAAACTTTTATCGGTTTGTTGTCGGGCAATATACGGGATAAAGGGAAACAGATGCTTCAGCTCGCCTATTCTTCGGTAAGAAAGCGTGTGGCAGAAGCATTGCTGCAGGTTGCATCAAAATTTGGCGATGGTATTTCCGACAGTTGTACCATCCGGATTTCGCGTGATGATCTTGCCGCATTGGTAGGTACAGCCAGCGAAACCGTAAGCAGGATGCTTGCTGATTTTAAAGATGAAAAACTGATCGATAAAACAGGCAATGCCATCAATATCCTCTCGATCGAAAAACTCAGGAATATTAAACAGTAA
- a CDS encoding Rossmann-fold NAD(P)-binding domain-containing protein: MKAIAYNIKPDEKEWLVLANYKKHDITIIANSLTADTLSFATGKEALLVFNNDELSEAMILGLKALGIKYIATSSFQTNHLDLKAAGSAGVKVANVPLASGDSSAKERMEQVIKNLDQWAAGKCVGSACCCQNECSTIKALK; encoded by the coding sequence ATGAAAGCTATAGCTTACAACATCAAACCCGATGAAAAGGAATGGTTGGTACTGGCCAATTATAAAAAACACGACATTACCATAATTGCAAACAGTTTAACAGCCGATACGCTTTCATTTGCAACGGGAAAGGAAGCCCTATTGGTTTTTAATAATGATGAGCTAAGCGAGGCGATGATTCTGGGGCTAAAAGCCCTGGGTATAAAATATATCGCAACCTCATCCTTCCAAACAAACCATCTTGATTTAAAAGCTGCCGGTTCTGCAGGCGTTAAAGTGGCAAACGTTCCTTTGGCATCCGGCGATTCAAGTGCTAAAGAACGGATGGAACAGGTAATCAAAAACCTCGATCAGTGGGCTGCAGGTAAATGCGTAGGCAGCGCATGCTGCTGTCAAAACGAATGTTCTACCATAAAAGCGCTTAAATAA
- the hemN gene encoding oxygen-independent coproporphyrinogen III oxidase — METAALLKKYNVATPRYTSYPTVPYWDIENFNANGWLASIANTYASHKDEGISLYIHLPFCESLCTYCGCNTRITKNHDVEVPYISAVLAEWKMYVDALREKPKLKELHLGGGTPTFFSAENLELLLNGIMKYASLTSETELSFEAHPANTTSMHLTTLYRLGFRRLSLGIQDFDPKVQFLINRHQTPQQVAEVTATAREIGYTSVNFDLIYGLPGQTVAGLTDTIDEVIRMQPDRIAFYSYAHVPWLKPGQRHYDEKDIPIGDEKFALYRLGRQLLEEAGYKDVGMDHFALKSDSLFQALTEQKLHRNFMGYTNQHTHLLIGLGVSSISDSWTAFAQNPKTVEAYLDQIEQGILPVEKGHFLSDEDLEVRKHILNIMCRENTFYNEGIPEGVYGRLLPLLRDKLIWVNEKEIRITTKGKSFLRNICMAFDEKLWLKQPKTQLFSSSI; from the coding sequence ATGGAAACTGCTGCACTCCTTAAAAAATACAATGTAGCCACCCCCAGGTATACCAGTTATCCAACCGTACCTTACTGGGATATTGAAAATTTCAACGCAAATGGCTGGTTGGCAAGTATAGCCAATACCTATGCAAGCCATAAAGATGAAGGGATTAGTTTATATATCCACCTTCCATTTTGCGAAAGCCTGTGCACTTACTGCGGCTGCAATACCAGGATTACCAAAAACCATGACGTAGAGGTACCCTATATCAGCGCTGTACTGGCGGAATGGAAAATGTATGTAGATGCTTTGAGGGAGAAACCCAAACTAAAAGAACTGCACCTGGGCGGAGGAACACCTACTTTTTTTAGCGCAGAAAACCTCGAATTGCTCCTAAATGGCATTATGAAGTATGCAAGCCTCACCTCAGAAACAGAGCTTTCTTTTGAGGCTCATCCTGCCAATACCACCAGTATGCACTTAACTACCCTGTATCGTCTCGGTTTTAGAAGGTTGAGCTTAGGTATCCAGGATTTTGATCCTAAAGTACAGTTCCTGATCAACCGCCATCAAACACCCCAACAGGTAGCCGAAGTTACCGCAACGGCAAGGGAAATCGGTTATACCTCTGTTAATTTTGACCTGATTTATGGCCTGCCGGGACAAACTGTAGCTGGATTAACAGACACCATAGATGAGGTGATTAGGATGCAGCCAGATCGTATTGCCTTTTACAGTTATGCGCATGTGCCGTGGTTAAAGCCCGGGCAGAGGCATTATGATGAAAAAGATATTCCCATTGGTGATGAAAAGTTTGCCCTGTACCGGCTGGGCAGGCAATTACTCGAAGAAGCCGGTTATAAAGACGTTGGTATGGATCATTTTGCACTAAAAAGTGATTCTTTGTTCCAGGCGCTGACGGAACAGAAGCTTCACCGCAATTTTATGGGTTACACCAATCAACATACCCATTTACTGATCGGGCTTGGCGTTTCTTCGATCAGCGATAGCTGGACAGCTTTTGCGCAGAACCCAAAAACGGTTGAAGCTTATCTGGATCAGATAGAACAGGGAATACTGCCCGTAGAAAAAGGACATTTCCTTAGCGATGAAGATCTGGAAGTGAGAAAACATATCCTCAACATCATGTGTAGGGAAAATACTTTTTACAATGAAGGAATCCCAGAAGGGGTATATGGCAGGCTATTGCCCTTGTTGCGCGATAAGCTGATATGGGTAAACGAAAAGGAAATCAGGATCACCACAAAAGGGAAATCATTTCTCCGGAATATCTGTATGGCCTTCGATGAGAAACTGTGGCTTAAACAGCCAAAAACCCAATTATTCAGTTCATCAATTTAA